The following are encoded together in the Montipora capricornis isolate CH-2021 chromosome 5, ASM3666992v2, whole genome shotgun sequence genome:
- the LOC138049463 gene encoding cathepsin L-like — protein MMARLSLALVVVFFSAALSDLLIKDNEWHVWKKFHNKKYESDDEESLRYAIWNDNLKKIERHNADKTQSFTMAMNHLGDMTSKEVHLILNGYNRHIRDTKTQEPGGSAFLLPSNVVLPKKVDWRTKGYVTPVKNQEQCGSCWAFSATGSLEGQHFKKTGKLVSLSEQNLVDCSDKFGNFGCEGGLMDNAFRYIKANHGIDTEASYPYVGMDEKCRFNRSDVGADDTGYVDVKSGDEDALKMAVATVGPISVAIDAGHMSFQFYKEGVYVEPECSTTLLDHGVLAVGYGTTESDKDYWLVKNSWGTSWGMEGYIKMARNRDNMCGIATNASYPLV, from the exons ATGATGGCTCGTCTAAGTCTTGCATTAGTCGTTGTGTTCTTTTCTGCAGCATTGTCAGATCTGTTGATCAAAGACAATGAATGGCACGTTTGGAAAAAATTCCACAACAAAAAGTATGAGTCAGATGATGAAGAAAGTTTACGGTACGCCATTTGGAATGACAACCTCAAGAAAATTGAGCGACACAATGCTGACAAGACCCAATCTTTTACAATGGCAATGAATCACTTAGGAGACATG ACAAGCAAAGAGGTGCATTTGATCCTAAATGGGTACAACAGGCATATAAGGGACACCAAAACCCAGGAACCAGGTGGCTCTGCTTTCCTGCTACCAAGCAATGTTGTACTTCCAAAGAAAGTTGATTGGAGAACAAAAGGCTACGTCACACCAGTTAAGAACCAGGAGCAGTGTGGATCATGCTGGGCATTTAGTGCA ACGGGATCTCTAGAAGGTCAGCATTTCAAGAAAACTGGGAAACTTGTGTCCCTGAGTGAACAAAATCTTGTTGACTGCTCGGATAAGTTTGGAAACTTTGGCTGTGAGGGAGGATTGATGGACAATGCATTCCGCTATATCAAGGCAAACCATGGAATTGACACAGAAGCCAGTTACCCCTATGTTGGCATG GATGAGAAGTGCCGCTTCAACAGGTCAGATGTGGGTGCCGATGATACTGGGTATGTCGATGTCAAATCAGGTGATGAAGATGCCTTGAAGATGGCTGTTGCTACCGTAGGTCCTATCTCTGTGGCTATTGATGCGGGGCACATGTCATTTCAGTTCTACAAAGAAGGTGTCTACGTTGAACCAGAGTGCAGCACCACTCTGTTAGATCATGGTGTTTTAGCTGTTGGGTATGGCACTACGGAGAGTGATAAAGATTACTGGCTTGTTAAGAACAG TTGGGGAACAAGCTGGGGTATGGAAGGTTACATCAAGATGGCAAGAAACAGAGACAACATGTGTGGTATTGCCACAAATGCAAGCTATCCTTTGGTTTAA